A DNA window from Bacteroides cellulosilyticus contains the following coding sequences:
- a CDS encoding alpha/beta fold hydrolase, which translates to MSFSFLYKWALVLGLLLGHVVAVFAQDTNMNRAKHVYELFVADQGDSIHALLNKNLQEKLSPEIFKDMFKQSEKQFGKLQAKGEWKQESAEGITLYYRDLKFERYSLRFLLSFDADGSMNTIRLMPVPAASTAKPVAYNKEKMQERDITVGADGFKLPGTLTLPVGKKKAPVVILVHGSGPQDRDETVGPNKPFRDLAWGLAERGIATVRYDKRTKVYGAAFIPEGQNANYDTESVDDAVAIIAWVKGLPEVDADSVYVLGHSLGATLAPRIAERADGVTGIILVAALARPFEDAIVEQMTYISSLTDSSANAKKQITEIKKQADNIKKLGTPEYDDKIPLLLGVPRSYWEFANAYKPVEVASKLTLPILILQGERDYQVTMQDFGLWRFGLMRNKNAFFKSYSKLNHMLQEGSGKATPFEYNQASPVVGYVMDDIASFIHNGNLL; encoded by the coding sequence ATGAGCTTTTCTTTTTTATATAAGTGGGCATTAGTGCTTGGTTTATTGCTGGGACATGTAGTAGCGGTTTTTGCTCAGGATACAAATATGAACCGTGCGAAGCATGTGTACGAATTATTTGTGGCAGATCAGGGGGACAGTATTCATGCTCTCTTGAATAAAAATCTGCAGGAAAAATTATCACCGGAAATTTTTAAAGACATGTTTAAGCAATCGGAAAAGCAGTTTGGAAAACTTCAAGCCAAAGGAGAGTGGAAGCAAGAGAGTGCTGAAGGCATAACACTTTATTATCGCGATCTGAAGTTTGAACGTTACAGTCTCCGTTTTTTGCTGTCTTTCGATGCTGACGGAAGCATGAATACCATTCGTCTGATGCCTGTGCCTGCTGCTTCTACAGCCAAGCCGGTAGCTTATAATAAAGAGAAAATGCAGGAACGAGATATAACGGTGGGAGCGGATGGCTTTAAATTGCCCGGAACGCTGACGTTGCCTGTAGGCAAGAAAAAGGCTCCTGTCGTAATCCTTGTGCATGGTTCCGGTCCGCAGGATCGTGATGAAACTGTCGGTCCCAATAAGCCTTTCCGTGATTTGGCTTGGGGATTGGCAGAACGTGGTATTGCAACGGTTCGTTATGATAAGCGTACAAAAGTATATGGTGCAGCTTTTATTCCGGAAGGCCAGAATGCAAACTATGACACTGAAAGTGTAGATGATGCTGTAGCCATTATTGCTTGGGTGAAGGGATTACCGGAGGTTGATGCAGACAGTGTTTATGTACTGGGACATAGTTTAGGGGCCACACTTGCTCCTCGCATTGCAGAACGAGCAGATGGGGTGACTGGAATTATCCTTGTTGCCGCTTTAGCCCGTCCATTTGAAGATGCTATTGTTGAACAAATGACTTATATATCTTCTCTGACAGACTCTTCCGCTAATGCCAAAAAGCAGATTACAGAAATAAAAAAACAAGCGGATAATATAAAGAAACTGGGCACGCCGGAATATGATGATAAGATTCCTTTATTGTTGGGTGTTCCTCGTTCTTACTGGGAATTTGCTAATGCCTATAAACCGGTAGAAGTGGCATCTAAACTGACTCTTCCCATACTTATATTGCAGGGCGAGCGTGATTATCAGGTGACTATGCAGGATTTTGGCTTATGGCGCTTCGGGTTGATGCGCAATAAAAATGCTTTCTTTAAATCTTATTCTAAACTCAATCATATGCTACAGGAAGGTAGTGGTAAGGCT